Proteins co-encoded in one Acidisarcina sp. genomic window:
- a CDS encoding arabinan endo-1,5-alpha-L-arabinosidase — protein sequence MKLRLASTLTLLLLALSALQSMHAQQPRALNLTGEFGGTHDPSIIKAGGIWYVFATGKAHEGGQFQIRCSSNLTEWKLCGHVFDEIPAWIRKDSPGTEELWAPDISYVNGEYRLYYAYSLFGKNLSGIALATNKTLDPNSHDYKWVDHGLVLRSTAQDDFNAIDPNFVRDTKGHDWLAFGSFWTGIKMRRLDEQTGLLSKTDTKLYSLASRRKPQNAPPPSPNLPPDWEAVEAPFVVAHGGYYYLFVSWDLCCRGTKSSYRTMVGRSRRITGPYVDKDGVAMTQGGGSALLTANAHWLGPGGESVLMQTDGNDLLVFHAYDARSGKPALQISTMTWQDDWPHAALQQ from the coding sequence ATGAAACTTCGACTCGCCTCTACCCTCACCCTGCTGCTACTTGCGCTCTCCGCCCTGCAGTCGATGCATGCACAGCAGCCGCGTGCTCTCAACCTGACAGGGGAGTTTGGGGGAACCCACGATCCTTCCATCATCAAAGCGGGCGGCATCTGGTATGTCTTCGCCACTGGGAAAGCTCATGAGGGCGGCCAGTTCCAAATTCGCTGCTCGTCGAATCTGACCGAATGGAAGCTGTGTGGCCACGTCTTCGACGAGATCCCGGCATGGATTCGCAAAGACAGCCCGGGAACCGAGGAGTTATGGGCGCCGGATATCTCCTATGTGAACGGCGAATACCGCCTCTATTATGCCTATTCGCTCTTCGGCAAGAATCTCTCCGGCATAGCCCTGGCAACAAACAAGACGCTGGATCCGAACAGTCACGATTACAAATGGGTGGACCACGGGCTGGTTCTGCGCTCCACGGCGCAGGATGATTTCAACGCCATTGATCCTAACTTTGTCCGAGACACGAAGGGGCATGACTGGCTTGCCTTCGGCAGCTTCTGGACAGGCATCAAGATGAGGCGGCTGGATGAGCAGACTGGCCTGCTGTCAAAAACAGACACAAAGCTCTACTCCCTCGCTTCGCGCCGTAAGCCGCAGAATGCTCCACCGCCGTCGCCCAATCTACCGCCGGACTGGGAGGCGGTGGAGGCCCCGTTTGTCGTGGCTCATGGTGGCTACTACTACCTGTTCGTTTCCTGGGATCTCTGCTGCCGCGGCACGAAGAGCAGCTATCGCACGATGGTGGGCCGCTCGCGGCGGATCACCGGTCCATACGTGGACAAGGATGGAGTGGCCATGACGCAGGGAGGCGGCTCCGCATTGCTGACAGCGAACGCCCACTGGCTTGGCCCCGGGGGAGAATCGGTGCTGATGCAGACGGATGGCAACGACCTGCTGGTATTTCATGCCTACGACGCCCGCAGCGGAAAACCCGCTCTGCAGATTTCGACGATGACATGGCAGGATGATTGGCCACACGCTGCCTTGCAGCAGTAA
- a CDS encoding glycoside hydrolase family 95 protein, with protein MSVTRRRFVELLTATASAVNLSSSGAFAESKRNRIPPSSSATKGDLSIWFEQPAEQWADALPLGNGRLGAMVFGGAKVERIALNEDTLWSGAPRDWNNPAARAHLSVVRKLVLEEKNYRAADEECRKMQGPFGQAYEPLGDLTIEMDHQEEVQSYRRSLDLDAAVARVDYQVGESHYTREVFVSAPDQIIVCRLTSSKPAALSCTVKLTSQLRSKSEAKHGAILLTGKAPSESVPQYRKSDHPIEYSDVVGKGMHFAALLQARTQAGKVIAQPDGSLRIQDASAVTLVIGAATGFRSYAVDPDIPLDEVVASATKAPSAAGAESFDDLLERHQQDHRKLFRRVRFQLGKPAVASSLPTDQRVADFALKSDPALLALYFNYGRYLLIASSRPGTQPANLQGIWNDELRPPWSSNWTTNINTQMNYWHVETCNLSDCHMPLINLIQELSVNGKKTAMVNYGAPGWVSHHNVDLWRQSAPVGAGMESSDPTWANFAMSGPWLCAHLWEHYLFTGDKEYLRQTAYPVMRASAEFCLAWIIEDGSGGCTTCPSVSTENSFLAPDGKSAQVSSGCTMDIALISELFGNCIQAGSLLDLDQEFVSRLSVARKRLPPYKTGRYGQLQEWSVDFEEDQPGQRHMSHLYPLYPGAQITPRATPELAAAARKSLERRLAHGGAYTGWSRAWAIGLWARLGDGDMAWESLKMLMEHSTGDNLFDTHPTGEAMVKALKRSTGAKTMPERQARPASIFQIDGNFGATAAMAEMLLQSHAGEIAFLPALPRAWESGSIQGLRARGGLEVDIEWADGKSSAVIRSLQDGEHLFRSPQGQRVQRLSRQVHGAFQPVPGTGGDASTVRLAMRQGETYRLEFTAV; from the coding sequence ATGTCTGTTACGCGTCGTCGATTTGTGGAACTGCTCACTGCAACCGCCAGTGCTGTCAACCTTTCTTCTTCGGGAGCATTTGCCGAGTCTAAAAGAAATCGGATACCGCCATCGAGCAGTGCCACAAAGGGCGATCTCTCTATCTGGTTTGAGCAGCCTGCCGAACAGTGGGCAGACGCCTTGCCTCTGGGTAATGGACGTTTAGGCGCAATGGTGTTCGGCGGAGCAAAGGTAGAGCGAATCGCGCTGAACGAAGATACGCTGTGGTCGGGCGCACCGCGTGATTGGAACAATCCTGCAGCCAGGGCGCACCTTTCTGTTGTTCGCAAGCTTGTTCTGGAGGAGAAGAACTACCGAGCCGCGGACGAAGAGTGCCGCAAGATGCAGGGACCTTTTGGCCAGGCTTATGAACCGCTCGGCGATTTGACAATAGAGATGGATCACCAGGAAGAGGTGCAGTCCTATCGCCGCTCGCTGGATCTTGATGCGGCGGTGGCACGAGTGGACTACCAGGTTGGAGAATCGCACTATACGCGCGAGGTATTTGTATCAGCTCCAGATCAAATCATCGTGTGCCGTCTGACCTCCAGCAAGCCGGCGGCACTTAGCTGCACGGTAAAGCTGACGAGCCAGTTGCGGTCAAAGTCCGAAGCGAAGCATGGCGCGATCCTGCTGACAGGGAAGGCACCCAGCGAGTCGGTTCCACAGTACCGGAAGAGCGATCACCCAATCGAATATAGCGATGTGGTAGGGAAGGGGATGCACTTCGCTGCGCTTCTACAGGCACGCACCCAGGCGGGCAAGGTTATTGCGCAGCCGGACGGTAGTCTCCGGATTCAGGATGCAAGTGCCGTGACCCTTGTGATTGGAGCAGCGACGGGGTTCCGCAGCTATGCGGTGGATCCGGATATTCCACTCGATGAAGTTGTGGCGTCGGCAACCAAGGCGCCCTCCGCCGCAGGCGCAGAAAGTTTTGACGATCTGCTGGAGCGGCACCAGCAGGACCATCGCAAATTGTTCCGCAGAGTTCGCTTCCAGTTGGGCAAGCCAGCAGTGGCTTCTTCGCTTCCTACCGATCAGCGTGTAGCTGACTTTGCATTGAAATCTGATCCGGCATTGCTCGCACTCTACTTCAACTACGGACGCTATCTGTTGATTGCAAGTTCGAGACCAGGAACGCAGCCGGCGAATCTTCAAGGCATCTGGAATGACGAACTGCGTCCACCGTGGAGCAGTAACTGGACGACGAATATCAATACGCAGATGAACTACTGGCACGTCGAGACGTGCAATCTATCCGATTGCCACATGCCTCTGATCAATCTGATTCAGGAGTTGAGCGTTAACGGCAAGAAGACTGCGATGGTGAACTACGGAGCGCCAGGCTGGGTCTCGCATCATAATGTCGATTTGTGGCGGCAGTCGGCACCCGTCGGAGCAGGCATGGAGTCTTCTGACCCAACCTGGGCAAATTTCGCGATGAGCGGGCCGTGGCTGTGCGCGCACCTATGGGAACACTACCTTTTTACCGGCGACAAAGAATACCTAAGGCAGACCGCCTATCCAGTGATGAGGGCATCAGCGGAGTTCTGTCTTGCGTGGATTATCGAAGATGGCAGCGGAGGATGCACCACGTGTCCTTCCGTTTCGACGGAGAACAGCTTTCTGGCGCCTGATGGCAAATCTGCTCAGGTAAGCAGCGGTTGCACCATGGACATCGCCCTAATCTCGGAGTTGTTTGGCAACTGCATTCAGGCAGGCTCCCTGCTCGATCTCGATCAGGAGTTTGTCTCCCGGTTGTCGGTTGCGCGCAAACGCCTGCCGCCATACAAGACAGGCCGTTATGGCCAACTCCAGGAGTGGTCGGTGGATTTCGAGGAAGATCAGCCTGGCCAGAGGCACATGTCCCACCTGTATCCGCTCTATCCCGGCGCGCAGATTACTCCACGTGCTACGCCGGAGCTAGCCGCCGCCGCGCGCAAGTCGCTGGAGCGGCGCCTGGCTCACGGTGGTGCATATACGGGATGGAGCCGTGCCTGGGCCATTGGATTGTGGGCCAGGCTTGGCGACGGAGACATGGCGTGGGAGTCGCTGAAGATGTTGATGGAGCACAGCACCGGCGACAATCTCTTCGATACGCATCCCACCGGCGAAGCGATGGTCAAGGCTCTGAAGCGCAGCACCGGAGCAAAGACGATGCCAGAGCGGCAGGCTCGCCCAGCATCTATCTTCCAGATCGACGGCAACTTTGGCGCGACGGCAGCCATGGCGGAGATGCTGCTGCAGAGTCATGCTGGCGAGATTGCATTTTTGCCTGCTCTCCCGCGAGCGTGGGAGAGCGGCTCTATCCAGGGACTGCGAGCGCGTGGCGGATTGGAAGTGGATATTGAGTGGGCGGATGGCAAATCATCCGCGGTCATCCGCTCTCTGCAGGATGGAGAACATCTCTTCCGCTCACCCCAGGGGCAGAGGGTTCAGCGTCTATCGAGACAGGTCCACGGGGCGTTTCAGCCGGTCCCCGGTACAGGTGGCGATGCATCGACCGTGCGGCTGGCGATGCGTCAAGGGGAAACCTATCGGTTGGAGTTCACCGCGGTTTAG
- the pabB gene encoding aminodeoxychorismate synthase component I, whose protein sequence is MNRWTQLPRQVHAFIARSPDSILLETARFDAVNKRSFVFLNAIETLTAWTLDDIPHLFHQIEEALARGLYVAGFLGYECGYHFERTAGVSTTPHGLPLAWFGVYQSPLVFDHETGSFEGNPSLPFGDEPLEEIPLRLAEHVTLGISEEEYCQNIRKIKEYIAAGDTYQVNFTDSVCLPVEVSPAAAFAALLRHQPVAYGAFLNVVGHHILSLSPELFFRIDHGRIYTRPMKGTMPRGLDAASDALAAIRLQNDEKNRSEHVMIVDLLRNDLGRICKMGSVRVEDIFSVETYQTLLQMTSTISGELRTGLSYYDIFKGIFPSGSITGAPKIRTMQIIHEMEGHPRGVYTGAIGFLSPNGTSTFNVAIRTLVLKAGEAHMGVGGGIVADSVPADEYRECLLKAEFLTRSIQEFQLIETMLWDGTYQFLPMHLDRLESSAAYFSFPFCRADVSSQLQEHAGLFAAGSRYRVRLLLNAEGKVVVTSTTQTVHQKTARIRLSSKRTSSPDVFLRHKTTHRDLYEQEYQAAQRDGFDEVIFLNERGEVTEGAISNIFVHREGKLLTPPLSSGVLPGILRRHLLETDATAQESVLKVHDLESADAIFIGNAVRGLRQVSSFCLD, encoded by the coding sequence TTGAATCGATGGACCCAGCTTCCGCGGCAAGTGCACGCGTTCATAGCCCGCAGCCCGGATTCCATCCTCCTCGAGACGGCGCGCTTCGATGCTGTCAACAAGCGGAGTTTTGTGTTCCTGAATGCAATAGAGACTCTAACAGCCTGGACCCTTGACGATATTCCGCATCTCTTCCATCAGATAGAAGAAGCTTTAGCGCGCGGGCTTTATGTTGCGGGCTTCCTTGGTTATGAGTGCGGTTACCATTTTGAGCGCACCGCCGGCGTTTCTACCACTCCACATGGTTTGCCGCTTGCGTGGTTTGGCGTCTATCAAAGCCCACTCGTCTTTGACCATGAAACTGGGAGCTTCGAGGGGAATCCATCACTGCCTTTCGGGGACGAGCCATTAGAGGAGATACCGCTTCGTCTCGCGGAGCATGTAACTCTGGGGATTTCCGAGGAGGAATATTGTCAAAACATCCGGAAAATCAAAGAGTATATTGCTGCTGGGGATACCTACCAGGTCAACTTTACTGACAGTGTGTGCCTTCCGGTGGAGGTTTCCCCCGCGGCTGCCTTTGCTGCGTTGCTGCGACATCAGCCCGTGGCGTATGGCGCATTTCTGAACGTGGTCGGGCACCACATCCTTTCGCTTTCTCCCGAGCTATTCTTCAGAATCGATCATGGCAGAATCTATACGCGGCCAATGAAGGGCACTATGCCGCGCGGGCTGGACGCTGCAAGCGACGCCCTGGCGGCTATCCGGCTCCAGAATGACGAGAAGAACCGGAGTGAGCATGTGATGATCGTGGACTTGCTTCGCAATGACCTTGGACGAATCTGTAAGATGGGAAGCGTCCGGGTTGAGGACATCTTTTCTGTTGAAACATATCAGACACTGTTGCAAATGACTTCAACCATCTCCGGCGAACTGCGGACTGGGCTCTCGTACTACGACATTTTTAAGGGTATCTTCCCAAGTGGCTCCATCACCGGAGCCCCCAAGATTCGTACCATGCAGATCATTCATGAGATGGAAGGACATCCGCGTGGAGTCTATACCGGTGCAATCGGTTTTCTATCTCCGAATGGGACCTCCACATTCAACGTTGCAATTCGCACGCTCGTCTTGAAGGCAGGAGAGGCGCACATGGGCGTTGGCGGCGGAATCGTTGCGGATTCGGTTCCGGCGGATGAGTACAGGGAGTGCCTGTTGAAGGCAGAGTTTCTTACCCGTTCCATACAGGAGTTTCAACTGATTGAGACGATGCTGTGGGATGGAACGTACCAGTTTCTACCGATGCATCTGGATCGGCTGGAGTCCTCCGCGGCTTACTTTAGCTTCCCGTTCTGCCGTGCCGATGTTTCTTCGCAACTGCAAGAACACGCGGGCCTGTTTGCGGCTGGGTCTCGATATCGAGTCAGGCTTCTGCTAAATGCAGAGGGTAAGGTGGTCGTCACTTCAACCACGCAAACCGTCCACCAGAAGACCGCGCGTATCCGCCTCTCCAGCAAGCGCACCTCTTCCCCGGATGTGTTTCTCCGTCATAAGACAACGCATCGAGATCTATATGAGCAGGAATATCAGGCAGCACAGCGAGATGGATTCGACGAAGTGATCTTCCTCAACGAAAGAGGGGAGGTGACGGAAGGCGCAATCAGCAACATCTTTGTGCACAGGGAAGGGAAACTTCTGACCCCGCCACTCAGCTCCGGTGTACTGCCAGGGATCCTCCGCCGCCATCTTCTGGAAACCGATGCGACCGCACAGGAAAGTGTTCTGAAGGTGCATGATCTGGAATCCGCGGATGCCATATTCATTGGGAATGCTGTTCGCGGCCTTCGCCAGGTGAGCTCTTTCTGCCTGGATTGA
- a CDS encoding sigma-70 family RNA polymerase sigma factor — protein MRPELVQAAKLLGSNDLDSVSEALRLMQSTVYSFSMKVCGHPEDAEDTMQDVLISSLPHLAKIHDPKALAVWLYTATRHRCWRSRRKSVYAPKQTLSLDDLMPDDSELGLLLQDATANPESHLLRGEEDQLIHKAILSVPPQYRIVLVLHDMEDLNTEQIAQVLDIRPGTVRVRLHRARLYVRREMNRLLDEIPDPRPQSQRRSGHPAKTLRRPQECRELFSNLSEYLDGRVEAGSCEEMRGHIEACPACIAFLQDLRRAIDRCRRLDLKCDPKIAPKLRSLLTSEYLRMLGLTIPK, from the coding sequence ATGCGTCCGGAACTCGTTCAGGCAGCGAAACTGTTAGGCAGCAACGATCTCGACTCTGTCAGCGAAGCGCTTCGTCTGATGCAGAGTACGGTGTACTCCTTCAGCATGAAGGTATGTGGCCACCCGGAAGATGCTGAAGACACGATGCAGGACGTGCTGATCAGTTCCCTTCCACACCTGGCGAAGATCCATGATCCGAAGGCGCTCGCTGTTTGGCTTTACACCGCCACGCGCCATCGCTGCTGGCGGTCCAGGCGCAAGAGCGTCTACGCCCCCAAGCAGACACTCTCCCTTGACGACCTGATGCCGGATGACTCCGAGCTGGGGCTTTTGCTTCAGGATGCAACCGCCAATCCTGAGAGCCACCTCCTGCGTGGAGAAGAAGATCAACTCATCCACAAAGCCATCCTCAGCGTTCCGCCCCAATATCGAATCGTGCTGGTTCTGCACGACATGGAAGACCTGAATACTGAACAGATTGCACAGGTCCTCGACATTCGTCCCGGAACGGTGAGGGTACGTCTCCATCGCGCCCGGCTTTACGTGCGCAGAGAGATGAATCGTCTCCTCGACGAAATTCCAGATCCACGACCCCAGTCGCAACGACGCTCCGGCCATCCCGCGAAGACGCTGCGACGACCGCAAGAATGCAGAGAGCTCTTTTCCAACCTCTCCGAATATCTTGACGGGAGAGTGGAAGCGGGGAGTTGCGAGGAGATGCGTGGGCATATCGAGGCCTGCCCTGCCTGCATCGCGTTTCTACAGGATCTCCGCCGGGCGATTGACCGATGCCGTCGTCTGGACCTCAAGTGCGACCCGAAGATTGCGCCGAAGCTGCGTTCCCTGCTGACCTCCGAATATCTTCGAATGCTTGGCCTGACGATTCCTAAATAA
- a CDS encoding TolC family protein, whose amino-acid sequence MRTFLRGCLAVLCLGISWVTVAAQQIQPLSLRQAVAMSLETNPDRKMARADADSARAGYRLARTALLPSLTFSGSAMRGNDPVYAFGTRLRQQNFQQSDFALNRLNRPTPINNFTTRFSGDWTAFDSWHTEFEIRRADLLAKSSSLAAVRSDEEVVHRVVAAYQSVLLAMRQADLADHEVQTAEALLESSGNRVAAGLAVDSDELIASANLAERQQEQIAEHGRVEIAWAELEAAIGTTIPAEQRQLQLLSERKFDPAPLPELVILALKTRPDRQSLSQEKEAQNTAVKSSKSAFGPQISTFGSWETDRDSIGSAGGNNWLAGAELRIDILPLGKRESLTASRIALRKAQATADAADQQIKLDVTRSYYEHLAASRMLDVARASTSQTEESLRILKDRYEAGLTTITEVLRAEDAQRQSRTNYWSAVSQNMMTYANLRFATGTLTADSVEDLQ is encoded by the coding sequence ATGCGAACTTTTCTGCGAGGGTGTCTCGCAGTTTTATGCCTGGGCATCTCCTGGGTGACAGTTGCCGCGCAGCAGATTCAGCCGCTTTCCCTGCGGCAAGCCGTGGCGATGTCTCTTGAAACAAATCCAGACCGCAAAATGGCCCGCGCAGATGCAGACTCTGCAAGAGCAGGCTACAGGCTTGCTCGAACGGCGCTCTTGCCGAGCCTCACTTTCAGCGGATCTGCCATGCGCGGGAACGATCCGGTTTATGCATTTGGCACACGCCTCCGGCAGCAAAACTTTCAACAGAGTGATTTCGCGCTGAACCGCCTGAACCGGCCCACGCCGATCAACAACTTTACCACCCGATTTTCTGGCGACTGGACGGCGTTCGACTCCTGGCATACCGAGTTTGAGATTCGCCGAGCGGACCTCCTCGCGAAGAGCAGTTCGCTTGCTGCAGTTCGCTCCGACGAGGAGGTCGTCCACCGTGTCGTAGCCGCATACCAATCCGTTCTCCTTGCGATGCGGCAGGCAGACCTCGCGGATCATGAGGTCCAGACAGCGGAAGCACTGTTGGAATCCAGCGGGAATCGCGTCGCTGCTGGTCTCGCTGTCGATTCAGACGAGCTCATTGCCTCTGCAAATCTAGCCGAGCGGCAACAAGAGCAGATCGCAGAGCATGGCAGGGTGGAGATCGCCTGGGCAGAACTCGAGGCCGCAATCGGCACGACTATCCCAGCAGAACAGCGGCAGTTGCAACTCCTTTCCGAACGCAAATTTGATCCGGCTCCTCTGCCGGAGCTGGTGATCCTCGCGTTGAAGACAAGGCCAGACCGGCAGAGCCTTAGTCAGGAGAAGGAGGCGCAGAACACTGCGGTGAAATCTTCGAAGTCCGCCTTTGGTCCGCAGATCAGCACGTTCGGCAGCTGGGAAACCGATAGAGACTCCATCGGCAGCGCAGGAGGAAATAATTGGCTTGCCGGGGCAGAACTTCGGATAGACATCCTTCCGCTGGGAAAGCGCGAAAGCCTGACTGCGTCCAGGATCGCCCTGCGTAAAGCTCAGGCCACAGCAGATGCTGCGGATCAACAAATCAAACTGGATGTGACGCGCTCCTATTACGAGCATCTGGCCGCAAGCAGAATGCTGGATGTTGCACGCGCCTCCACAAGCCAGACCGAGGAGAGCCTGCGAATCCTGAAGGACAGATACGAAGCAGGGCTCACCACGATCACAGAGGTTCTACGTGCGGAAGATGCACAACGGCAAAGCCGCACAAACTATTGGAGTGCTGTATCCCAAAATATGATGACCTACGCAAACCTAAGATTTGCTACCGGCACACTGACCGCGGATAGCGTAGAGGACCTTCAATGA
- a CDS encoding efflux RND transporter periplasmic adaptor subunit — protein MNARHNHLFVLLSALSATFYGCAKAPSTPASPPVVTGLAVEQVHSAQIPLRIDAVGTVHSRESAVLSSQVMRRVTSILVHEGDQVRAGQLLVTLDNAQSTSDVERAHANISSSVEELKIAETESDLAKSTLARYQLLRDRKSVSPQEFDEVQRRSETAAGHVEAARSRLQGAKSAEASARTVSGYSRLYSPFSGTVTARRVDPGTMAIPGTPLIEVEKKGVLQLHVNVDESLLPLLHDGLQIPVTLDTLSKESLQGRISQIIPAADPTSHSFLVKIDLPAVAGMRSGMFGTAGIETKDRSTLLVPQSAVVNHGSLASLWVLDQNHVASLRYITLGAKNGTNYEVLSGLAAGETVVLSPGDRELGGKRIEVSQ, from the coding sequence ATGAACGCTCGTCACAATCATCTTTTCGTACTGCTCTCCGCCCTGTCTGCCACGTTCTATGGCTGTGCCAAAGCGCCATCCACGCCCGCGTCTCCTCCTGTCGTTACTGGCCTCGCCGTAGAACAGGTTCACTCAGCACAGATCCCACTCCGGATCGATGCCGTAGGCACGGTTCATTCACGGGAATCTGCTGTCTTGTCTTCTCAGGTGATGAGGCGGGTAACATCGATCCTTGTACACGAGGGCGACCAGGTGCGGGCCGGTCAGCTTCTTGTAACGCTCGACAATGCCCAATCGACATCAGATGTCGAACGCGCACACGCGAACATTTCGAGCAGTGTGGAAGAACTAAAGATCGCGGAAACTGAGTCGGACTTGGCTAAGTCGACGCTGGCTCGTTATCAATTACTCCGCGATAGAAAGAGCGTCAGCCCGCAGGAATTTGATGAGGTCCAACGCCGATCCGAGACCGCAGCGGGGCATGTGGAAGCGGCTCGCTCCAGGCTGCAGGGTGCAAAGTCAGCCGAAGCCAGCGCCCGCACGGTCTCCGGTTACTCACGGCTCTATTCGCCATTTTCTGGCACAGTGACAGCTCGCCGGGTAGACCCCGGAACAATGGCAATACCCGGTACGCCACTCATCGAAGTAGAGAAGAAAGGCGTGCTCCAGTTACATGTGAACGTAGATGAATCTCTGCTTCCCCTATTGCACGACGGGCTACAGATTCCAGTAACACTCGACACTCTTTCGAAGGAATCACTCCAGGGAAGAATTTCACAGATCATTCCAGCCGCAGATCCGACGAGCCACAGCTTCCTGGTGAAAATAGATCTTCCCGCGGTAGCTGGAATGCGCTCTGGCATGTTCGGCACAGCAGGTATCGAGACAAAAGATAGGTCTACGTTACTGGTTCCGCAATCGGCAGTCGTGAATCATGGCTCCCTTGCGAGTCTGTGGGTTCTCGACCAGAATCATGTCGCTTCGTTGCGCTACATAACTCTCGGTGCGAAGAATGGCACAAACTACGAAGTGCTATCCGGCCTAGCCGCAGGAGAGACGGTTGTCCTCTCCCCTGGTGACCGGGAGCTGGGTGGCAAGAGGATCGAGGTAAGCCAGTGA